In Kitasatospora sp. NBC_00240, the following are encoded in one genomic region:
- a CDS encoding ABC transporter substrate-binding protein gives MSIIRSKRALFVAAGAALALTTTAACSSTGSGGGASTAAGGPKKVTLITGVKSDPFYITMACAAQAEAKAKGLDFTADGSAQWDVSVQRPLIDSVAASRPDGLLVSPVDVSALTPSLKQIQSSGTKIGLVDTSVTDPSIGITRISSDNEEGGKVAAKALAKEMGEKGSAIVISVKPGISTTDARIKGFTEEMANHPAITLLPTLYDNDQPATAASQIQSTLAAHPDLGGVFAGNTNTGQGIAAGLQQAGKQGTVKVAAFDAEPDEIAALKAGTLQVLVAQDPASIGTQAIDQLAAAFDGKPVQKQIGTTMVAITKDNMDDPQVIKYAYKSDC, from the coding sequence ATGTCCATCATCCGTAGCAAGCGCGCACTGTTCGTAGCCGCCGGCGCCGCCCTCGCCCTCACCACCACTGCCGCCTGCAGCTCCACCGGTTCCGGCGGCGGAGCCTCCACCGCGGCCGGCGGCCCCAAGAAGGTCACCCTGATCACCGGTGTGAAGAGCGACCCCTTCTACATCACCATGGCCTGCGCCGCGCAGGCCGAGGCCAAGGCCAAGGGCCTGGACTTCACCGCCGACGGCTCCGCCCAGTGGGACGTCTCCGTCCAACGCCCCCTGATCGACTCGGTCGCCGCCTCACGCCCCGACGGCCTCCTGGTCTCGCCGGTCGACGTCAGCGCCCTCACCCCCTCGCTCAAGCAGATCCAGTCCTCCGGCACCAAGATCGGCCTGGTCGACACCTCCGTCACCGACCCGTCGATCGGCATCACCCGAATCTCCTCCGACAACGAGGAGGGCGGCAAGGTCGCCGCCAAGGCCCTGGCCAAGGAGATGGGCGAGAAAGGCTCGGCCATCGTGATCAGCGTCAAGCCGGGCATCTCCACCACCGACGCCCGGATCAAGGGCTTCACCGAAGAGATGGCCAACCACCCCGCAATCACCCTCCTGCCCACCCTCTACGACAACGACCAGCCGGCCACCGCCGCCTCACAGATCCAGTCGACCCTGGCCGCCCACCCCGACCTCGGCGGCGTCTTCGCCGGCAACACCAACACCGGCCAGGGCATCGCCGCCGGCCTCCAGCAGGCCGGCAAGCAGGGCACCGTGAAGGTCGCCGCCTTCGACGCCGAACCCGACGAGATCGCCGCACTCAAAGCCGGCACCCTCCAGGTCCTGGTCGCCCAGGACCCCGCATCGATCGGCACCCAGGCCATCGACCAGCTCGCCGCCGCCTTCGACGGCAAGCCCGTCCAGAAGCAGATCGGCACCACCATGGTCGCCATCACCAAGGACAACATGGACGACCCCCAGGTCATCAAGTACGCCTACAAGTCCGACTGCTGA